Proteins from one Prevotella sp. E2-28 genomic window:
- the xyn10D/fae1 gene encoding bifunctional endo-1,4-beta-xylanase/feruloyl esterase, whose product MKKTRLFALTALIAMSTASWAQFRQVDPRENVGLKDAYKDYFTIGVALNQRNVSDDAQKALTIKQFNSVTAENDWKPGEIHPKEGVWNFERADKIADFCRQNGIKMRGHCLCWHSQFADWMFTDKNGKDVSKEVFYERLREHIHTVVKRYKDVVYAWDVVNEAMADDGGGPRWGFGRPGQEPSPYRQSRAFKLCGDEFIAKAFQFAREADPDVQLFYNDYSCVDEGKRERIYNMVKKMKDAGVPIDGIGMQGHYNIYFPDEAQLEKAIVRFKEIVKHIHITELDLRMNNESGGQLMFSRGEAKPQPAYMATLQTDQYARLFKVFRKHADVIDNVTFWNLGDKDSWLGVNNHPLPFDENYRPKACYRAIRDFDPALDNRQPKEDFKPNFWNQPGQEYPQVNSEGYARFQITAPDAKSVIVSLGLGGRGGTVLKKDKDGVWTGTTDGPMDPGFHYYHLTIDGATVNDPGTGNYFGSCRWESGIEIPAPDQDFYANRFDVKHGKMVQVQFPSKSTNLVKVANVYLPPTYDEKKRFPVLYLQHGWGENETSWPVQGCAGLIMDNLIAEGKTKPFIIVMTYGMTNDIKFGGIGQFTAKEFETVLCDELVPYIDANFKTKADKWNRAMAGLSMGGIETKLITTRRTEMFGYYGLLSGGTYMPEDIKDPKQVKVIFESCGSKENPEGINASVNALKAAGFDAHGFVSEGTAHEFLTWRRSLREMAPLLFK is encoded by the coding sequence ATGAAGAAAACAAGATTGTTTGCTCTTACTGCACTCATTGCAATGAGCACCGCTTCATGGGCACAGTTCAGACAAGTTGACCCTAGGGAAAATGTCGGTCTGAAGGATGCCTACAAGGATTATTTTACTATTGGCGTGGCGCTGAATCAGCGAAATGTTAGTGACGATGCTCAGAAGGCTCTCACTATCAAACAGTTTAACAGTGTTACTGCTGAGAACGATTGGAAACCGGGAGAGATTCATCCGAAAGAGGGTGTATGGAACTTCGAACGTGCCGACAAGATTGCCGATTTCTGTCGTCAGAACGGTATTAAGATGCGTGGTCACTGTCTGTGCTGGCACTCTCAGTTTGCCGACTGGATGTTTACCGACAAGAATGGTAAGGATGTTTCAAAGGAAGTGTTCTATGAGCGCCTGCGTGAGCATATCCACACTGTGGTGAAGCGTTACAAGGACGTGGTCTATGCCTGGGACGTGGTGAATGAGGCAATGGCTGATGATGGTGGTGGTCCCCGTTGGGGATTTGGTCGTCCAGGTCAGGAACCGAGTCCTTATCGTCAGAGTCGTGCATTCAAACTCTGTGGTGACGAGTTCATCGCCAAGGCTTTCCAATTTGCCCGTGAGGCCGACCCCGATGTACAGTTGTTCTACAACGACTATAGCTGTGTAGATGAAGGTAAGCGCGAGCGTATCTATAATATGGTGAAGAAGATGAAGGATGCAGGTGTCCCCATCGATGGTATCGGTATGCAGGGTCACTACAACATCTACTTCCCAGATGAGGCTCAGCTTGAGAAGGCTATCGTTCGTTTCAAGGAGATAGTGAAGCACATCCATATCACTGAGCTCGACCTGCGTATGAACAACGAGAGCGGTGGTCAGCTGATGTTCTCACGTGGTGAGGCAAAGCCCCAGCCTGCTTATATGGCTACACTGCAGACTGACCAATATGCCCGTTTGTTCAAGGTATTCCGTAAGCACGCAGACGTGATTGACAACGTTACGTTCTGGAATCTGGGTGATAAGGACTCATGGCTCGGTGTGAATAACCACCCACTGCCTTTCGATGAGAACTATCGTCCAAAGGCTTGCTATCGTGCAATCCGCGATTTCGATCCCGCACTTGACAATCGTCAGCCTAAGGAAGACTTTAAGCCTAATTTCTGGAATCAGCCAGGTCAAGAATATCCTCAGGTGAACAGCGAGGGTTATGCTCGCTTCCAGATTACAGCTCCCGATGCTAAGTCGGTTATCGTTAGCTTGGGTCTTGGTGGTCGTGGCGGTACCGTATTGAAGAAGGATAAGGATGGTGTGTGGACTGGTACAACTGATGGTCCTATGGATCCAGGTTTCCACTATTATCACCTGACTATCGATGGTGCTACCGTTAATGACCCAGGTACTGGTAATTACTTCGGTTCTTGCCGTTGGGAGAGTGGTATCGAGATTCCTGCTCCTGATCAGGACTTCTATGCTAACCGCTTCGATGTTAAGCATGGAAAGATGGTACAGGTTCAGTTCCCCTCAAAGAGCACTAACCTGGTGAAGGTTGCTAATGTTTATCTGCCACCTACCTACGATGAAAAGAAGCGCTTCCCTGTACTCTACCTGCAGCATGGCTGGGGTGAGAACGAGACCAGTTGGCCTGTTCAGGGTTGTGCCGGACTTATCATGGACAACCTCATTGCTGAGGGTAAGACGAAGCCTTTCATCATCGTGATGACCTACGGTATGACGAATGATATCAAGTTTGGTGGTATCGGTCAGTTCACTGCTAAGGAGTTCGAGACCGTGCTCTGTGATGAGCTGGTGCCTTACATTGATGCCAACTTCAAGACTAAGGCTGACAAGTGGAACCGTGCTATGGCAGGTCTGTCAATGGGTGGCATTGAGACAAAACTGATCACGACGCGTCGTACCGAGATGTTTGGTTACTACGGTCTGCTCAGCGGTGGTACTTATATGCCTGAGGATATCAAGGATCCCAAGCAGGTGAAGGTTATCTTCGAGAGCTGCGGTTCGAAAGAGAATCCTGAGGGTATCAATGCTTCTGTCAATGCACTGAAGGCTGCAGGCTTTGATGCTCACGGCTTTGTCAGCGAGGGCACTGCTCATGAGTTCCTCACATGGCGTCGTAGCCTCCGTGAGATGGCTCCACTGCTCTTTAAATAA
- a CDS encoding glycoside hydrolase, producing the protein MAQTKGTVKFDTSVKHQHITGFGAFVCSPQFTYNHMSSTEIGKVWGTSSTLGCNIMRLYIPIGKNAWSQSLATAKDAKKKGLIVFASPWGQPAEWKTNGTSNAKNSDGTLGYLKKENWADYAQYLEDYVQYMRQNGVELDAISIQNEPDWQASYAGCMWSASDIADFVKTYGRTISCKIMAPETLAVSDTYANALNKTDVLDCFDIYGGHQYGGIQSAYKNLGKKGKEIWMTEYLINWNENQSTTRNFDFTKDFFDFFRAINTCMLGDFNAWIHYAAKRYYGFIGDGQNGTSNGAITKRGYIMAHFAKFATGMTRIDADLAGMEGSAYLSQSGDTIVAVMANATDNAIETTFDLPFYTQQGELRTTAKSQSFKKTAITLETEACRPVVTVAAQSVVTVQFVKSRDRQVSNMKGSATYFDRKRLDDMTTTKTNFGTAYKLSGKTGKKFDSDNSLISSRKNLTYGYIVLDDAYTQLVMHINKVTSTGSLTAGKPTLYYVNARGEVATHEYARLDLGKAENFDVVFDLSSAALTDGCIGLLSLTCDNTQSHLTINFGDVYLTSGNALYAGSLSGEYVGDDSNVLEFSSDPSCTSIDMTAVTNLPATLPWLEGSNRVVYVKGESELTGTNVVKDSICASLMLNEAWGTFRPAKSFSATAASYTCIVDGQHIVQLPFVAAIPEGAVVYALTDDLKPVAVSDTVPANRPVVVEAQGEVTFLGKGEVCYMACPLSDEILPIVTPTDIVTVSSELSAKEYRIYDLQGRMVKVQPRKGLYIKNGRKYLIK; encoded by the coding sequence ATGGCGCAGACAAAAGGTACGGTAAAATTTGATACTTCAGTGAAGCATCAGCATATCACAGGTTTTGGCGCATTCGTATGTTCGCCACAATTTACTTATAACCACATGTCATCCACGGAGATTGGTAAGGTATGGGGAACTTCTAGTACGCTGGGGTGTAATATCATGCGTCTCTATATCCCTATTGGCAAGAATGCGTGGTCACAATCGCTGGCAACAGCCAAGGATGCTAAGAAGAAAGGACTTATTGTCTTTGCGTCACCTTGGGGACAGCCTGCCGAGTGGAAAACTAACGGTACTTCTAATGCTAAGAATAGCGATGGTACGCTGGGGTATCTGAAGAAAGAGAACTGGGCTGATTATGCGCAGTATCTTGAGGACTATGTGCAGTATATGCGACAGAATGGTGTTGAATTGGATGCTATTTCCATTCAGAATGAACCCGACTGGCAGGCTTCTTATGCTGGTTGTATGTGGAGTGCCAGTGATATTGCTGATTTTGTGAAGACTTATGGTCGCACTATCAGTTGTAAGATTATGGCACCAGAGACATTGGCTGTTAGTGATACCTATGCTAACGCACTGAACAAGACTGATGTGCTCGATTGTTTTGATATCTATGGCGGACATCAATATGGTGGCATCCAGTCGGCCTATAAGAACCTGGGTAAGAAAGGTAAGGAGATTTGGATGACGGAGTATCTGATAAACTGGAACGAGAACCAGTCGACAACTCGTAATTTTGACTTCACGAAAGATTTCTTTGATTTCTTCCGTGCTATCAATACCTGTATGCTGGGCGATTTTAATGCTTGGATACACTATGCTGCCAAACGCTATTATGGATTCATTGGCGATGGACAAAACGGAACTTCCAACGGTGCTATCACCAAACGTGGTTATATCATGGCACACTTTGCCAAATTCGCAACTGGTATGACACGTATTGATGCAGATCTTGCTGGAATGGAAGGCTCTGCCTATCTGTCGCAGTCGGGAGATACCATTGTTGCTGTGATGGCCAATGCTACAGACAATGCGATTGAGACGACCTTCGACTTGCCGTTCTACACTCAGCAGGGAGAACTTCGAACAACGGCTAAGAGTCAGAGTTTCAAGAAAACTGCTATAACGCTGGAAACAGAGGCTTGTCGTCCTGTGGTTACTGTTGCAGCTCAGAGTGTGGTGACGGTGCAGTTCGTTAAGTCGCGGGATCGTCAGGTTTCTAATATGAAAGGCAGTGCCACCTATTTCGACCGCAAGCGTCTTGATGATATGACGACGACAAAGACGAACTTCGGTACGGCTTATAAGTTGTCGGGAAAGACGGGCAAGAAGTTTGATAGCGATAACTCTCTCATTTCCAGCCGAAAGAACCTGACCTATGGCTATATTGTCCTTGATGATGCCTATACGCAACTCGTTATGCATATTAATAAGGTGACGTCAACAGGTTCGCTGACGGCAGGAAAACCAACGCTTTATTATGTCAATGCCAGGGGTGAGGTGGCTACTCATGAGTATGCACGATTAGATTTGGGTAAAGCAGAGAATTTTGATGTGGTATTCGACTTGTCTTCAGCAGCGTTGACAGATGGCTGTATAGGTCTTTTATCATTGACTTGTGATAATACGCAGTCGCATCTTACCATTAATTTTGGTGATGTGTACCTTACTAGCGGTAATGCTTTGTATGCAGGTTCGCTTTCTGGTGAATATGTGGGTGATGACTCTAATGTACTGGAGTTCAGTTCAGATCCATCTTGTACCAGCATTGATATGACGGCAGTTACAAATCTTCCTGCAACGTTGCCTTGGCTAGAGGGTAGCAATCGTGTGGTCTATGTGAAAGGCGAAAGTGAATTGACGGGAACGAATGTGGTAAAGGATAGTATTTGCGCTTCGCTTATGCTGAATGAAGCATGGGGCACGTTCCGTCCTGCTAAGTCATTTAGTGCAACTGCTGCTTCTTATACATGTATAGTTGATGGTCAACATATCGTTCAGTTACCATTTGTGGCAGCAATACCAGAAGGTGCAGTTGTCTATGCTCTTACTGATGATTTGAAGCCTGTAGCCGTGAGTGATACAGTGCCTGCCAACCGACCTGTTGTTGTAGAGGCTCAAGGTGAGGTGACGTTCCTTGGTAAAGGTGAAGTTTGTTATATGGCATGCCCATTGTCTGATGAGATACTTCCTATAGTAACACCGACTGATATCGTTACTGTTAGTTCTGAACTATCAGCAAAGGAATATCGTATTTACGATTTGCAGGGCCGCATGGTGAAGGTTCAACCAAGAAAAGGATTGTATATAAAGAACGGACGAAAATATCTTATTAAATAA
- a CDS encoding CotH kinase family protein: MKYILSTFWATLVVTAAMAQPRFSQPHGLYDVNSLQVSIESEAGADIRYTTDGSEPMVSSKKYTAPLTLNKTTILRAVEVKGDSLSDITTASYIFTSSVLSQPNNPTGYPDTWGKYTQISGTAKADYEMDPEMTGNQTLRPKIAAGLKNLPILSIVSDKDNFFSHENDSIKGGIYIFTGPPVGDATGHGWTRPASIELIGGPQAHDYTGDCGIRLHGGHGRLAEKNPKHSFRLVFKKEYGKKTMKYPLYGADEPSQFNQLVVRCHFGNAWQHWSEDNRQKAQYTRDAWARRMQRKMGHTSVNALYVHLFLNGMYWGLYNIAERVDDQYGKDHLGGKKSDIDVIKIEEDGGNHIEASEGDLTAWQLMVETASKASDDKYYEKLDTLLDINCFIDYMLINQYAGNTDWDHHNWYAIRRHNNDSTVSEGFRFLCWDSELIFGSQWENVLSKNNGSQSPTGIFHNLLKNEKFARRYVRRAKEVLSENGFLGEESVVQVWDSLYHTIETALYDEAARWGDYRRDVHRWQSGGQLYTVDDFYIPERNRLLYEYFPNRSAKVLDDILSYVNVDDFEAPEEWVPMTRDMFYVWNGTGADAKPVQDWNLDWNLGSSLSGGNVVVGSNSVTYNQFADLSKYERLIVRGSGSGFRIVANRLDDHGPYKELITDINEQSPYWDSEYGVLSIPLEVLSNKNDSKGASRIDGFVHLNTIKVSSGNQLTVKDLYLVPKPEVNSVDMALRSQVNDGKYYNLNGQEVKHPTKGMYIRNGRKVVIR; encoded by the coding sequence ATGAAATATATTCTATCTACTTTTTGGGCAACGCTGGTTGTTACGGCTGCTATGGCCCAGCCACGCTTCAGTCAGCCTCACGGTCTTTACGATGTGAATAGTCTGCAGGTATCTATTGAAAGTGAGGCTGGTGCCGATATTCGATATACAACCGATGGTAGTGAGCCTATGGTATCTAGTAAAAAGTACACGGCTCCACTGACATTGAATAAAACAACAATTCTCAGAGCTGTAGAGGTGAAAGGGGATTCCTTATCGGATATCACAACCGCTTCTTATATTTTCACAAGTTCGGTACTTAGTCAGCCGAATAACCCTACTGGCTATCCTGATACGTGGGGGAAATATACTCAAATCAGTGGAACAGCAAAGGCCGATTATGAAATGGATCCTGAGATGACGGGTAACCAGACACTTCGTCCAAAAATTGCAGCAGGATTGAAAAACCTGCCAATTCTTTCCATTGTTTCTGACAAAGATAATTTCTTTAGTCATGAGAATGATTCTATAAAAGGTGGTATCTATATCTTCACAGGTCCTCCTGTGGGGGATGCTACAGGACATGGGTGGACACGTCCCGCAAGTATTGAACTGATAGGTGGCCCGCAGGCTCATGATTATACCGGTGATTGTGGCATACGTTTGCATGGCGGTCATGGCCGATTGGCAGAAAAAAATCCTAAGCACTCCTTCCGTTTGGTTTTCAAGAAGGAATATGGTAAGAAGACGATGAAATATCCATTGTATGGTGCGGACGAACCCAGTCAGTTCAACCAGTTGGTGGTACGTTGCCATTTTGGAAATGCTTGGCAGCACTGGAGTGAGGATAATCGTCAGAAGGCGCAATACACACGTGATGCATGGGCTCGTCGTATGCAGCGCAAGATGGGACATACCAGTGTCAATGCACTTTACGTACACTTATTTCTTAATGGTATGTACTGGGGCCTCTATAATATCGCTGAGCGTGTGGATGACCAATATGGTAAAGACCACCTGGGCGGAAAGAAGAGTGATATCGATGTCATTAAGATTGAAGAGGATGGTGGCAATCATATCGAGGCCAGTGAAGGTGATTTGACTGCATGGCAGTTGATGGTTGAAACGGCTTCGAAGGCTTCTGATGATAAGTACTATGAGAAGTTGGATACTTTGCTTGATATCAATTGTTTCATTGATTATATGCTGATAAACCAGTATGCGGGTAATACAGACTGGGATCATCATAACTGGTATGCTATTCGTCGTCATAATAATGACAGCACTGTGAGCGAGGGATTCCGCTTCCTATGCTGGGACTCAGAGCTGATTTTCGGTAGTCAATGGGAGAACGTGTTGAGCAAGAACAATGGCAGTCAGTCTCCTACCGGTATTTTCCATAATCTCTTGAAAAACGAGAAGTTTGCCCGTCGTTACGTAAGACGCGCCAAAGAGGTGCTGTCTGAAAATGGTTTCTTGGGTGAGGAATCTGTCGTTCAGGTATGGGACAGCTTGTATCATACGATAGAAACAGCTCTTTATGATGAGGCTGCTCGCTGGGGTGACTATCGTCGTGACGTGCATCGCTGGCAGAGTGGGGGACAACTCTATACTGTAGATGACTTCTATATCCCTGAGCGTAATCGTCTGTTGTATGAGTATTTCCCCAATCGTAGTGCAAAGGTGCTGGATGATATCCTGAGCTATGTGAATGTGGATGATTTCGAAGCACCGGAAGAGTGGGTGCCTATGACGCGTGATATGTTCTATGTATGGAATGGTACAGGGGCAGATGCAAAACCAGTACAGGATTGGAACCTTGATTGGAACCTAGGCTCATCTTTGAGCGGTGGTAATGTTGTGGTTGGTTCAAATTCTGTGACTTATAATCAATTTGCTGACCTCAGTAAGTATGAGCGCCTTATTGTACGAGGCTCTGGTAGTGGATTCCGTATCGTTGCTAATCGTCTGGATGATCATGGTCCATATAAAGAACTGATAACTGATATTAATGAACAGAGTCCTTATTGGGATTCCGAATATGGTGTACTCTCTATTCCTTTAGAGGTGCTAAGCAATAAAAACGATTCTAAAGGTGCCTCGCGTATTGATGGGTTCGTTCATCTGAATACCATTAAGGTGAGCTCTGGCAACCAACTCACGGTGAAAGACCTCTATCTGGTTCCGAAGCCCGAAGTCAATAGCGTAGACATGGCTCTACGTAGTCAGGTCAATGATGGAAAATACTATAATCTGAATGGTCAGGAGGTGAAACATCCTACGAAAGGAATGTATATCAGAAACGGTCGGAAGGTCGTTATTAGATAA
- a CDS encoding cache domain-containing protein, protein MRDLILKIRQSLSARLSLCVVGFAAIFFVVALLVMFRYARTAVKEEALAKSEAALDGMIQRIDNRLRDVEQASVNMHWNVEHHLHEPAVLQKLTRKMLDCNPSVVGCAIALDPSFCEDKDCQTMFCSFRGRDSISISDHFGNRPYTEQEWYTIPFSLGEPSWSDPTIENLRGGYPVMGYSIPIRSEGRVVGIFVAAISLEWLSYTIEEARPFSRTFCTLMNQSGAFIIHPDTAYLQARTVYQQLEEHPDENMQQLADAMLRGESGYMSVNIYGTDCYVFYKPYKNTGWSANIVSLKSDVFATYNRLLKRMFFIMIGGFLLMLAYVWHVIHFQLRPLQLLDASAQRLASGHFDKPIEDSYRKDEVGALQNSFRAMQRSLGRYLTVIEQRRKVLDEQNEALRLTREKVREADRLKSVLIHNMTDQMVQPVTRINNLVNTIYNEHAHLEHEEVVKMVNEMSEHTRTVTRLLDKTIEVSLNKQTEE, encoded by the coding sequence ATGCGAGACCTAATCTTAAAAATACGTCAATCTCTATCCGCAAGGCTCAGTCTTTGTGTCGTTGGCTTTGCAGCCATCTTTTTTGTCGTTGCCCTCTTGGTGATGTTCCGCTACGCACGTACTGCCGTGAAAGAAGAAGCACTAGCAAAGTCGGAGGCTGCTTTAGATGGTATGATTCAACGAATAGACAATCGCCTTCGTGACGTAGAGCAAGCTTCAGTGAATATGCATTGGAATGTAGAGCATCATCTTCATGAGCCTGCAGTCCTTCAAAAGCTTACCCGTAAGATGCTGGATTGCAACCCCAGTGTTGTGGGCTGTGCCATTGCCTTAGATCCTTCATTTTGTGAGGATAAGGATTGTCAAACGATGTTCTGCTCTTTCCGTGGGCGTGATTCTATTTCTATTTCCGACCATTTTGGCAATCGACCTTATACAGAACAGGAATGGTACACCATACCTTTTTCTTTGGGAGAGCCTAGTTGGAGTGATCCTACCATAGAAAACCTTCGAGGTGGTTATCCCGTGATGGGCTATAGTATTCCTATAAGGAGTGAGGGACGTGTAGTTGGCATCTTTGTAGCTGCAATATCGTTAGAATGGTTGTCATACACAATTGAGGAGGCTCGTCCATTCTCACGCACCTTTTGTACTCTGATGAATCAGAGTGGTGCCTTTATTATCCATCCAGATACTGCGTATCTGCAGGCACGTACTGTGTATCAGCAATTGGAAGAGCACCCTGATGAGAACATGCAACAACTGGCTGATGCTATGTTGAGAGGTGAGTCTGGCTATATGTCAGTGAACATTTACGGCACAGATTGCTATGTGTTCTATAAACCTTATAAAAACACAGGATGGTCGGCCAATATTGTCAGTCTGAAATCGGATGTCTTTGCTACATACAATCGTTTACTGAAGCGTATGTTTTTCATTATGATAGGAGGCTTCCTGTTAATGCTCGCCTATGTATGGCATGTTATTCATTTCCAACTTCGTCCGCTCCAGCTTCTTGATGCCTCAGCACAGCGATTGGCATCAGGCCATTTTGATAAACCTATTGAGGATAGCTATCGTAAAGATGAAGTTGGTGCCTTGCAGAATAGTTTCCGGGCAATGCAGCGTTCACTTGGTAGATATCTGACTGTTATAGAACAACGCCGAAAAGTGCTTGATGAGCAGAATGAGGCTCTGCGCTTAACGCGTGAAAAAGTGCGCGAGGCCGACAGATTGAAGTCTGTCTTGATACATAACATGACAGACCAGATGGTGCAGCCTGTGACGAGAATCAATAATTTGGTTAATACCATTTATAATGAACATGCCCATTTGGAGCATGAAGAGGTGGTGAAAATGGTCAATGAAATGTCTGAGCATACACGAACAGTTACACGCCTGCTTGACAAGACTATTGAGGTGTCGTTGAATAAACAAACAGAAGAGTGA
- a CDS encoding cache domain-containing protein, producing MIARLVVFILPFIVVVFTVSLGFLFQWSRDMVRQEAIERADLMLNNTSLRVGGFLNEIQTATNNTLWLVNENLIPDSLLNYSNRVVSQNPDVKSCSITMEPDFFPQYGRNFSVYSRRDGDSLVSIVEEPYDYYSKVWYKSAYDADKPVWTDPYDDNNEGSSSLSEWISSYSVPIKDKDDNTIGVISTDISLKRLSMTISEEVPYDHSYFMMLGQEGHYFVHTDTTKLAKKTIFDDLDPLTQADIIALGHEMIAGNNGYMEVVVDGETCLVFYKPLENTSWSIALICWESDIFRSYNNLLYVIAPLLFIGLLLLVYFLHRIVNYFVHPLNRLASQTRHIADGNFNVPMPTTTRVDAIGRLQNNFSAMQQSLARYISQLERVNEETEQRNAELACATQQAEEAAQRQVSFLQDLLHQIRTPLNIIMGFVQILRDDYAVIPREELVTITHAMKHNSNAIGRRVHMLMEASSIDLDQTVERNDSVTCMELLKEVEKLNVERASGGAPLQIESLVDEGLKIRVNRKSVVKVLNELVHNAQKYGLVPGHEKDTPIILRARLGYNKLIFSVEDKGPGVPADYRANIFNPFIKANSFSEGLGLGLFVAQRYAAMMGGNLTLDEGYTSGARFILSIPQ from the coding sequence ATGATTGCGCGGTTGGTGGTTTTTATCCTGCCATTTATCGTGGTGGTGTTCACTGTTTCATTGGGTTTTTTGTTTCAGTGGTCGCGTGACATGGTGCGTCAGGAGGCAATTGAGCGTGCCGATCTGATGCTCAATAATACATCTCTACGCGTAGGAGGTTTCTTGAATGAGATTCAGACTGCAACTAATAATACTTTATGGTTGGTTAATGAGAACCTGATTCCTGATTCGCTGCTAAATTATTCTAATCGTGTGGTGAGCCAGAATCCTGATGTCAAAAGTTGTTCCATTACGATGGAACCTGATTTCTTCCCTCAATATGGTCGTAATTTCTCTGTCTATTCTCGTCGTGATGGAGATAGCTTGGTTTCAATAGTGGAGGAACCTTATGATTATTATAGTAAGGTGTGGTACAAGAGTGCCTATGATGCAGATAAGCCCGTGTGGACTGACCCCTATGATGATAATAATGAGGGCTCTTCGTCCTTATCAGAATGGATTTCGTCATATTCCGTTCCCATTAAGGACAAGGATGACAACACGATAGGTGTTATATCTACTGACATATCTTTGAAACGTCTCTCGATGACCATATCGGAAGAGGTGCCTTATGATCATTCTTACTTCATGATGTTAGGTCAGGAGGGGCACTATTTCGTACATACCGACACAACGAAACTTGCAAAGAAAACAATCTTCGATGATTTGGATCCATTGACGCAGGCAGATATTATTGCCTTGGGGCATGAGATGATTGCTGGAAATAATGGTTATATGGAAGTTGTGGTAGATGGTGAGACGTGCTTGGTGTTTTATAAACCACTAGAAAACACATCTTGGAGTATAGCTCTGATTTGTTGGGAAAGTGATATATTTAGAAGTTATAACAACCTTCTTTATGTTATTGCGCCTTTACTCTTTATCGGCTTATTGCTCTTGGTGTATTTTCTGCATCGCATTGTTAATTATTTCGTTCATCCCCTGAATCGGTTGGCCTCGCAGACACGTCATATAGCCGATGGAAATTTCAATGTACCAATGCCTACCACTACTCGTGTAGATGCAATTGGACGTCTTCAGAATAACTTCTCGGCAATGCAACAGTCGTTAGCCCGCTATATTAGTCAATTGGAACGAGTCAATGAGGAAACTGAGCAACGTAATGCAGAACTGGCCTGCGCTACACAACAGGCAGAAGAAGCAGCGCAGCGTCAGGTGTCCTTCTTGCAGGATCTTCTCCATCAGATTCGCACACCGCTGAATATCATCATGGGGTTTGTGCAAATCTTGCGTGATGACTATGCCGTTATTCCACGTGAAGAATTGGTTACCATTACCCATGCGATGAAGCATAATTCCAATGCTATTGGTCGTCGAGTCCACATGCTGATGGAGGCATCGTCTATTGACTTAGACCAAACGGTAGAGCGTAATGATAGTGTGACCTGCATGGAACTGCTGAAGGAGGTTGAAAAACTGAATGTAGAACGTGCGTCTGGAGGGGCTCCGCTCCAAATTGAATCGCTTGTTGACGAAGGACTGAAGATAAGGGTCAATAGGAAATCCGTAGTCAAGGTGCTCAATGAGTTGGTACATAATGCCCAGAAATACGGCTTGGTTCCCGGTCACGAGAAAGATACCCCTATTATCTTGCGTGCACGTCTGGGTTATAACAAGCTTATTTTCTCTGTCGAAGACAAAGGCCCTGGTGTACCTGCCGACTATCGCGCAAATATCTTTAATCCGTTTATCAAGGCCAACAGCTTCTCTGAGGGGTTAGGGTTAGGCCTGTTTGTTGCCCAACGGTATGCTGCCATGATGGGTGGTAACTTGACGCTCGATGAAGGCTATACTTCTGGTGCCCGTTTCATCCTATCAATACCTCAATAA